A part of Nocardioides plantarum genomic DNA contains:
- a CDS encoding MSMEG_0570 family nitrogen starvation response protein: MSVVVRWPDGREQDCYSPSLVMHDHLVEGGSYAVADFVRRATHALEIASDRVKAKYGFACTSAAATTEQIARAATAYSPGQLVEVVRMWPPMPPEERS, from the coding sequence ATGAGCGTCGTGGTGCGCTGGCCCGACGGGCGCGAGCAGGACTGCTACTCGCCGTCCCTGGTGATGCACGACCACCTGGTCGAGGGCGGGAGCTACGCCGTCGCCGACTTCGTGCGGCGGGCGACGCACGCGCTCGAGATCGCCAGCGACCGGGTCAAGGCCAAGTATGGGTTCGCCTGCACCTCGGCGGCCGCCACCACCGAGCAGATCGCCCGCGCCGCCACGGCGTACTCCCCCGGCCAGCTGGTCGAGGTCGTGCGGATGTGGCCGCCCATGCCACCCGAGGAGAGATCATGA
- a CDS encoding carbon-nitrogen hydrolase family protein, with the protein MTTTALGAVSANFGRDVEDNLDQIAAHVTDARSRGVALLAFPEACLGGYLSVLGSGRDGTHADAPEDLPPVMDVDGPELRRVAEIAGDMTVVVGFCESDGTERFNSAAVVSGQGVHGVHRKVHQPLGEGLYYAAGDGFAAIDTAVGRVGALICYDKAFPEAARALALDGAEIITCISAWPASRTASADDLAEDRWTHRFDLFDRARALENQVVWVASNQAGTFGRLRFVGSAKVVGPGGDVLAATGTTAGVAYADVDVAATLEGARRSMFHLGDRRPELYLEPVRV; encoded by the coding sequence GTGACCACCACCGCACTCGGCGCCGTCAGCGCCAACTTCGGCCGCGACGTCGAGGACAACCTCGATCAGATCGCTGCTCACGTCACGGACGCCCGCTCTCGTGGCGTGGCACTGCTCGCCTTTCCCGAGGCCTGCCTGGGCGGCTACCTCTCCGTGCTCGGCTCCGGCCGTGACGGCACCCACGCCGACGCTCCCGAGGACCTGCCGCCCGTGATGGACGTCGACGGTCCCGAGCTGCGCCGCGTCGCCGAGATCGCCGGCGACATGACGGTGGTCGTCGGGTTCTGCGAGTCCGACGGCACCGAGCGCTTCAACAGCGCGGCGGTCGTGAGCGGCCAAGGCGTGCACGGCGTGCACCGCAAGGTGCACCAGCCCCTCGGCGAGGGCCTCTACTACGCCGCCGGCGACGGCTTCGCCGCCATCGACACCGCTGTCGGACGGGTCGGAGCCCTGATCTGCTACGACAAGGCCTTCCCGGAGGCGGCCCGGGCGCTGGCGCTCGACGGCGCCGAGATCATCACCTGCATCTCGGCCTGGCCGGCCTCCCGCACGGCGTCGGCCGACGACCTCGCCGAGGACCGGTGGACGCACCGCTTCGACCTGTTCGACCGGGCACGCGCCCTGGAGAACCAGGTGGTCTGGGTCGCCTCCAACCAGGCCGGCACGTTCGGGAGGCTGCGCTTCGTGGGGTCGGCCAAGGTGGTGGGGCCGGGCGGCGACGTGCTCGCCGCCACGGGTACGACGGCCGGGGTCGCCTACGCGGACGTCGACGTCGCGGCCACCCTCGAGGGGGCGCGCCGGTCGATGTTCCACCTCGGCGACCGGCGTCCGGAGCTCTACCTGGAGCCCGTCCGTGTGTGA
- a CDS encoding MSMEG_0567/sll0787 family protein, protein MTDSLTFVDEVILTGSRRTAPSLDSFVVVRADSPADVAAYRTLRREVFVREQGLFDGSDHDDVDDDPRTVVLVARAHDSEVLGGVRIHPALPGPDLGWWRGSRLAVAPDARMLMGVGAALVRAACAEAESLGALRFDATVQAQNERLFRRLGWVPRERTFLHGHPHVLVDWPIARVQRLVDATKSALGGLLSTLTGGVPAGFVGDDGAPVPGSDLVAACDAILPSMVERDPEWAGWCAVLVNLNDLSAMGAAPVALLDALGARDASFARRVLRGVADASQAWGVPVVGGHTQLGVPAALSVTALGRTSRPVPGGGGAPGQSLRVTADLGGGWRPRYTGAQWDSSSHRTGEELRALAGVVPALAPTAAKDVSMSGLVGTTGMLAEASGCRAVLDVGAIPAPAGASYGDWLTCFPGFAMVTAEVSTSSTTEGGSTTEGGSTTDVGLPGFVTTAVCGELTTGAGVGLRWPDGVVTEAVTSTVTGMGAAS, encoded by the coding sequence GTGACCGACTCCCTCACCTTCGTCGACGAGGTCATCCTCACCGGCTCGCGCCGTACGGCGCCCAGCCTCGACTCCTTCGTCGTCGTACGAGCCGACTCCCCCGCCGACGTCGCGGCCTACCGCACCCTGCGTCGCGAGGTCTTCGTCCGCGAGCAGGGCCTGTTCGACGGATCCGACCACGACGACGTCGACGACGACCCGCGCACCGTGGTGCTCGTGGCCCGCGCGCACGACAGCGAGGTGCTCGGCGGCGTCCGCATCCACCCGGCCCTGCCCGGGCCCGACCTCGGCTGGTGGCGCGGCTCGCGCCTCGCCGTGGCCCCCGACGCCCGGATGCTGATGGGCGTAGGCGCCGCCCTGGTCCGGGCGGCCTGCGCCGAGGCCGAGTCGCTCGGCGCACTGCGCTTCGACGCCACCGTCCAGGCCCAGAACGAGAGGCTCTTCCGCCGGCTGGGCTGGGTGCCGCGTGAGCGCACCTTCCTGCACGGGCACCCGCACGTGCTCGTCGACTGGCCGATCGCCCGCGTGCAGCGGCTGGTCGACGCCACCAAGTCGGCGCTCGGCGGCCTGCTGTCCACCCTGACCGGCGGCGTCCCGGCCGGGTTCGTCGGCGACGACGGTGCGCCGGTGCCGGGCTCCGACCTGGTCGCGGCCTGCGACGCGATCCTGCCCTCGATGGTCGAGCGCGACCCCGAGTGGGCCGGCTGGTGCGCGGTGCTGGTCAACCTCAACGACCTGTCGGCGATGGGCGCGGCTCCGGTCGCCCTGCTCGACGCCCTCGGCGCGCGCGACGCGTCCTTCGCCCGCCGGGTGCTGCGCGGCGTCGCCGACGCCAGCCAGGCCTGGGGCGTGCCCGTCGTCGGCGGCCACACCCAGCTCGGCGTGCCCGCCGCGCTCTCCGTCACCGCCCTGGGCCGGACGTCGCGGCCCGTCCCCGGCGGGGGCGGCGCTCCCGGCCAGTCCCTGCGCGTCACCGCCGACCTCGGCGGCGGGTGGCGCCCGCGTTACACCGGCGCCCAGTGGGACTCCTCCAGCCACCGCACCGGTGAGGAGCTTCGAGCCCTCGCCGGTGTGGTGCCCGCCCTGGCGCCGACCGCGGCCAAGGACGTCAGCATGAGCGGCCTCGTCGGCACGACCGGCATGCTCGCCGAGGCCTCGGGCTGCCGGGCGGTCCTCGACGTCGGCGCGATCCCGGCGCCTGCGGGGGCGTCGTACGGCGACTGGCTGACGTGCTTCCCCGGCTTCGCGATGGTGACGGCCGAGGTCTCGACAAGCTCGACCACCGAGGGTGGCTCGACCACCGAGGGTGGCTCGACCACCGACGTCGGACTGCCGGGCTTCGTCACGACCGCCGTCTGCGGCGAGCTCACCACCGGCGCAGGCGTCGGCCTGCGCTGGCCCGACGGCGTCGTCACCGAGGCCGTCACCTCCACCGTCACCGGAATGGGAGCAGCATCGTGA
- a CDS encoding MSMEG_0568 family radical SAM protein: MGADTRVDVAIQGIRLLDAPVARRAGAGPSDDGHVLLDGVGAAIPLNPRSPYTVSGGKLLLDGADTGMGVEAVARPRFYDLETADGVSYEKIARLHSSSVLATTVVQTCARYAESERCRFCAIEESLNAGATVAVKTPAQIAEVAKAAYELDGITQMVMTTGTSNGRDRGATHLARCVRAVREVLPDLPIQVQCEPPGDLQTIQDLYDAGARSIGIHVESLDEAARLAWMPGKGSVPMAEYKAAWAEAVRVFGWNQVSTYLLVGLGEDPDEMVRGAVELIEMGVYPFVVPFRPLAGTLATDVDGATAPDPRDVYKVTAQVSAALRAHGMLGADQAAGCAACGACSALGSCGSDEAAS, encoded by the coding sequence ATGGGAGCCGACACTCGCGTAGACGTCGCGATCCAGGGCATCCGCCTCCTGGACGCACCGGTCGCGCGCCGCGCGGGCGCCGGCCCCAGTGACGACGGGCACGTGCTGCTCGACGGTGTGGGGGCGGCGATCCCGCTCAACCCCCGCAGCCCCTACACCGTCAGCGGCGGCAAGCTGCTCCTCGACGGAGCCGACACCGGCATGGGCGTGGAGGCCGTGGCGCGGCCGCGCTTCTACGACCTCGAGACCGCCGACGGCGTCTCCTACGAGAAGATCGCGCGGCTGCACTCCTCGAGCGTCCTGGCCACCACGGTCGTTCAGACCTGTGCCCGGTACGCCGAGAGCGAGCGCTGTCGCTTCTGCGCGATCGAGGAGTCCCTCAACGCCGGGGCCACCGTCGCGGTCAAGACGCCCGCGCAGATCGCGGAGGTGGCCAAGGCGGCGTACGAGCTGGACGGGATCACCCAGATGGTGATGACCACCGGCACCAGCAACGGCCGCGACCGCGGCGCCACCCACCTGGCCCGCTGCGTGAGGGCGGTGCGCGAGGTGCTGCCCGACCTGCCGATCCAGGTGCAGTGCGAGCCGCCCGGCGACCTGCAGACCATCCAGGACCTGTACGACGCCGGCGCCCGCTCGATCGGCATCCACGTCGAGTCCCTCGACGAGGCCGCGCGGCTGGCGTGGATGCCCGGCAAGGGCTCGGTCCCGATGGCGGAGTACAAAGCAGCCTGGGCCGAGGCCGTCCGCGTCTTCGGCTGGAACCAGGTCTCGACCTATCTCCTCGTCGGTCTCGGCGAGGACCCCGACGAGATGGTCAGGGGCGCGGTCGAGCTGATCGAGATGGGCGTCTACCCCTTCGTCGTGCCGTTCCGGCCGCTGGCCGGCACGCTCGCCACCGACGTCGACGGTGCGACGGCGCCCGACCCCCGCGACGTCTACAAGGTCACCGCCCAGGTGTCCGCAGCCCTGCGGGCGCACGGGATGCTCGGCGCCGACCAGGCCGCCGGGTGTGCCGCGTGCGGCGCGTGCTCGGCCCTGGGCTCGTGCGGCTCCGACGAGGCCGCGTCGTGA
- a CDS encoding MSMEG_0572/Sll0783 family nitrogen starvation response protein, translating to MSVYDDEILAAMEKSKAEVPHPSQDKGTNLYGSTKLFPDYQASEGQAWLTLVHGIPHESSVSFVAVLQTTRALRKGFDATLYFYGPGALACADTRGFPTTGDVAFPGNQNMNDAIKTFIAEGGTVLCCRFGMALHGQREEDLIEGVIPCHPLDVQDAVIHFANKGAIINSVYNL from the coding sequence ATGTCCGTGTACGACGACGAGATCCTGGCCGCGATGGAGAAGTCCAAGGCCGAGGTCCCCCACCCGAGCCAGGACAAGGGCACCAACCTCTACGGCTCGACCAAGCTCTTCCCCGACTACCAGGCCAGCGAGGGCCAGGCGTGGCTGACGCTGGTCCACGGCATCCCGCACGAGAGCTCGGTGTCGTTCGTCGCCGTGCTGCAGACGACCCGGGCGCTGCGCAAGGGCTTCGACGCCACCCTCTACTTCTACGGCCCCGGTGCGTTGGCCTGTGCCGACACCCGCGGCTTCCCGACCACCGGCGACGTCGCCTTCCCCGGCAACCAGAACATGAACGACGCCATCAAGACGTTCATCGCCGAGGGCGGCACGGTGCTGTGCTGCCGCTTCGGCATGGCGCTGCACGGCCAGCGCGAGGAGGACCTGATCGAGGGCGTCATCCCCTGCCACCCGCTCGACGTGCAGGACGCGGTCATCCACTTCGCCAACAAGGGCGCCATCATCAACAGCGTCTACAACCTCTGA
- a CDS encoding amidohydrolase family protein, whose amino-acid sequence MTSRPLAHRDAHRHIGRLPAYGFYGGPPINPDTTALETVAELFSVLDDEGTERALVLPNYGVPDPDVAFGLNHLALEAAQQDDRVRCGLWVSPKQSDAARNDTAFALAVEDGVAALKTSFLLGGAPDDADCAEQLDRIFTGAADLGLVVHVHTSPGSASDIDRIATLVERYGDDTKIHLVHLGGGMSGHLKLIGGLFFDWIEAGKQVYTDTSWAIGFAPAWLAQEIERRGVGHDRVLFATDAPWGDFAGEHARLRAATGDGALADAFFHQNFDALYGV is encoded by the coding sequence ATGACCAGCCGGCCGCTCGCCCACCGCGACGCCCACCGCCACATCGGGCGGCTGCCGGCGTACGGGTTCTACGGCGGGCCGCCGATCAACCCTGACACGACCGCGCTCGAGACGGTCGCGGAGCTCTTCAGCGTCCTCGACGACGAGGGCACCGAGCGGGCGCTGGTGCTGCCCAACTACGGCGTGCCGGACCCCGACGTCGCGTTCGGCCTCAACCACCTGGCCCTCGAGGCCGCCCAGCAGGACGACCGGGTGCGGTGCGGGCTGTGGGTCAGCCCCAAGCAGAGCGACGCGGCCCGCAACGACACGGCGTTCGCACTCGCGGTCGAGGACGGGGTGGCGGCGCTCAAGACCAGCTTCCTGCTGGGCGGTGCACCCGACGACGCCGACTGCGCCGAGCAGCTCGACCGCATCTTCACCGGGGCCGCCGACCTGGGCCTGGTCGTGCACGTCCACACCTCCCCCGGCTCGGCGTCCGACATCGACCGGATCGCCACCCTCGTCGAGAGGTACGGCGACGACACCAAGATCCACCTGGTCCACCTCGGTGGCGGGATGAGCGGTCATCTCAAGCTCATCGGCGGGCTGTTCTTCGACTGGATCGAGGCCGGCAAGCAGGTCTACACCGACACCAGCTGGGCGATCGGCTTCGCGCCGGCCTGGCTGGCGCAGGAGATCGAGCGCCGCGGCGTCGGCCACGACCGAGTCCTCTTCGCCACCGACGCCCCGTGGGGCGACTTCGCCGGCGAGCACGCCCGGCTGCGCGCGGCCACCGGCGACGGCGCCCTGGCCGACGCCTTCTTCCACCAGAACTTCGACGCGCTGTACGGCGTCTGA
- a CDS encoding FadR/GntR family transcriptional regulator produces MTLDPGLGQHAGVLDALGARIASGEHPCGTVLTIEAIGVRHGVSRSVAREAVRVLESMGLVSSRRRVGVTVQPRSCWNVLDPQVIRWRLAGADRTAQLASLSELRRGVEPAAAALAAERATAHHCRTLAAAVSDMVVHGRDGDLEAYLRADSLFHRTLLEASGNEMLGSLGDVVTAVLVGRTRHGMMPRRPNPEAIALHDEVARAVRLGEPAAAERAMRAIIDEAAAALAQEQSDASEPSDETSS; encoded by the coding sequence GTGACCCTCGACCCCGGGCTCGGCCAGCACGCCGGCGTCCTCGACGCCCTCGGCGCGCGGATCGCCTCGGGCGAGCACCCGTGCGGCACGGTGCTGACCATCGAGGCCATCGGCGTCCGACACGGTGTCTCGCGCAGCGTGGCCCGCGAGGCCGTCCGGGTGCTGGAGTCGATGGGGCTGGTGTCGTCGCGTCGCCGGGTGGGGGTGACCGTCCAGCCGCGCAGCTGCTGGAACGTGCTCGACCCGCAGGTGATCCGCTGGCGCCTCGCCGGCGCCGACCGGACCGCCCAGCTCGCCTCGCTCTCCGAGCTGCGCCGCGGCGTCGAGCCGGCCGCCGCTGCGCTCGCGGCCGAGCGGGCCACGGCCCACCACTGCCGGACGCTGGCCGCGGCCGTCTCCGACATGGTCGTGCACGGACGCGACGGTGACCTCGAGGCCTACCTGCGCGCCGACTCGCTCTTCCACCGCACCCTGCTCGAGGCCAGCGGCAACGAGATGCTCGGCTCGCTGGGCGACGTCGTGACCGCGGTCCTCGTCGGACGCACCCGCCACGGCATGATGCCGCGGCGTCCCAACCCCGAGGCGATCGCGCTGCACGACGAGGTGGCGCGCGCCGTACGCCTCGGGGAGCCGGCGGCGGCCGAGCGCGCGATGCGCGCGATCATCGACGAGGCCGCAGCCGCGCTCGCGCAGGAGCAGTCCGACGCGTCGGAACCCTCGGACGAGACCTCGTCCTAG
- a CDS encoding gluconokinase: MGVSGSGKSVVGAALAQRLRVPFGDADDMHPESNIAKMSAGHPLDDADREPWLIGIGEWLAARPQGAVVACSALKHAYRDILREHAPGVRFVHLDGSHEVIARRQASRPGHFMPPSLLGSQFATLEPLGPDEDGVVIDVTRSIDEIVDEAATRILAATPSDAHDSEERS; the protein is encoded by the coding sequence ATGGGAGTCTCCGGCTCCGGCAAGTCCGTCGTCGGGGCGGCGCTCGCGCAGCGGCTCCGGGTGCCGTTCGGCGACGCCGACGACATGCACCCCGAGTCCAACATCGCCAAGATGTCCGCCGGCCACCCGCTCGACGACGCTGACCGGGAGCCGTGGCTGATCGGCATCGGCGAGTGGCTCGCCGCGCGGCCGCAGGGTGCGGTCGTCGCGTGCTCCGCCCTCAAGCACGCCTACCGCGACATCCTGCGCGAGCACGCCCCCGGCGTACGGTTCGTGCACCTCGACGGCAGCCACGAGGTCATCGCCCGTCGTCAGGCCAGCCGCCCCGGCCACTTCATGCCTCCCTCGCTGCTCGGCTCGCAGTTCGCGACGCTCGAGCCGCTGGGACCCGACGAGGACGGCGTCGTCATCGACGTCACCCGCTCCATCGACGAGATCGTCGACGAGGCCGCCACCCGGATCCTCGCCGCCACCCCGTCCGACGCCCACGACTCCGAGGAACGCTCATGA
- a CDS encoding GntP family permease, which produces MTQDLIDPVASGGQLIAAALVGIALIVVLITLAKLNPFVALILGGLTVGIVAGQNVNDVLDSFTTGFGKTASGVGVLIALGAMFAKLLADSGGADQIVDTIVGRASGRALPWAMAAVGAIIGLPMFFEIGLVLLMPVIYLVARRAQVSLITVGIPALAGLSAMHGFVPPHPGPVTAIDYLGADLGVTLGFGLVVAIPTVIVAGPLFGALAGKWVVVEAPSTYDADTRTELENRPSFLVTILTVLLPVALMLSKALADIVIDDEDAKLQQVFDVVGNPFVALLIGTLVAMVTFGYAVGMDREKVAGVVSSSLPPIAGILLIVSAGGGFKEVLVNTGVGTLLADWATDANVSVLLLGWVLAVLIRLATGSATIATITASSLMIPLTVGMSSPEISLLVLAVGAGSVFFSHVNDAGFWLVKEYFGMSVGQTLKTWSLMETVLSVTGLLVVLLLGVFVS; this is translated from the coding sequence ATGACCCAGGACCTCATCGATCCGGTCGCCTCCGGCGGCCAGCTGATCGCCGCCGCGCTGGTCGGCATCGCGCTGATCGTCGTACTGATCACGCTGGCCAAGCTCAACCCGTTCGTCGCGCTGATCCTGGGCGGGCTCACCGTCGGCATCGTCGCCGGCCAGAACGTCAACGACGTCCTGGACTCCTTCACCACCGGCTTCGGCAAGACCGCGTCCGGTGTCGGTGTGCTGATCGCGCTCGGCGCCATGTTCGCCAAGCTGCTCGCCGACTCCGGCGGCGCCGACCAGATCGTCGACACGATCGTGGGCCGTGCGTCCGGACGGGCGCTGCCGTGGGCGATGGCCGCCGTCGGCGCGATCATCGGGCTGCCGATGTTCTTCGAGATCGGCCTGGTCCTGCTGATGCCGGTCATCTACCTCGTGGCGCGTCGCGCCCAGGTCTCGCTGATCACCGTCGGCATCCCCGCCCTGGCCGGCCTCTCCGCGATGCACGGCTTCGTGCCGCCGCACCCCGGCCCGGTCACCGCCATCGACTACCTCGGCGCCGACCTCGGCGTCACCCTGGGCTTCGGCCTCGTCGTCGCCATCCCCACCGTCATCGTCGCCGGCCCGCTCTTCGGGGCGCTGGCCGGCAAGTGGGTCGTCGTCGAGGCCCCCAGCACGTACGACGCCGACACCCGCACCGAGCTCGAGAACCGGCCGTCGTTCCTGGTCACCATCCTCACCGTGCTGCTGCCGGTCGCACTGATGCTCAGCAAGGCCCTGGCCGACATCGTCATCGACGACGAGGACGCCAAGCTGCAGCAGGTCTTCGACGTCGTCGGCAACCCCTTCGTCGCGCTGCTCATCGGCACCTTGGTCGCGATGGTCACCTTCGGGTACGCCGTCGGCATGGACCGCGAGAAGGTCGCCGGGGTCGTGTCGTCGTCGCTGCCCCCGATCGCCGGGATCCTGCTGATCGTCTCGGCCGGCGGCGGGTTCAAGGAGGTGCTGGTCAACACCGGCGTCGGCACGCTGCTGGCCGACTGGGCCACCGACGCCAACGTCTCGGTGCTGCTGCTGGGCTGGGTGCTCGCCGTGCTCATCCGCCTGGCCACCGGCTCGGCCACCATCGCCACGATCACCGCCTCGTCGCTGATGATCCCGCTGACCGTGGGCATGTCCTCTCCGGAGATCTCCCTGCTCGTGCTGGCCGTCGGCGCCGGCTCGGTGTTCTTCTCCCACGTCAACGACGCCGGCTTCTGGCTGGTCAAGGAGTACTTCGGGATGAGCGTGGGCCAGACCCTCAAGACCTGGTCGCTGATGGAGACCGTGCTGTCGGTGACCGGACTGCTGGTCGTGCTGCTGCTCGGGGTGTTCGTCTCTTAG
- a CDS encoding type II toxin-antitoxin system HipA family toxin — MSNRANVYVDVSGEPVLVGVATFGSAMRKRAGVSTTFTYDETWLQRPDSYAIDPALSLFGRSTTVAGLPGCFQDCSPDRWGRNLVTTRLRALALRDANKPRDLTDVDYLLGVADLTRQGALRLRFGTDGPFLDPEAAVPQLIELPRLLAAADAIERDPDDQAALKNLLDAGSGSLGGARPKASIRDGDQLMIAKFPHKDDDWDVMVWEATALDLAEAAGIDVPSRRLTHLNRRAVLILDRFDRSEHGARVPYVSAMTLLNRRDNDTSDYLDVCDAITDEGASPDADLESLWRRVALSVAIHNTDDHMRNHGFLRARGGWTMSPLFDVNPEPDLAKDRVTGIDGARSHDDELLGLESLAGECRLPTDRRNTIARQVADAVSTWPDVARSHGAQRPDIELFRPAFERGISTLLGLATP, encoded by the coding sequence TTGAGCAACCGCGCGAACGTCTACGTCGACGTCTCAGGCGAGCCCGTCCTGGTCGGGGTCGCGACCTTCGGCTCCGCCATGCGGAAACGAGCGGGCGTCAGCACCACCTTCACCTACGACGAGACGTGGCTGCAGCGACCCGACTCCTACGCGATCGACCCCGCTCTGTCCCTGTTCGGACGGTCCACGACGGTCGCCGGCCTGCCCGGCTGCTTCCAGGACTGCTCCCCAGACCGGTGGGGACGCAACCTCGTCACCACACGTCTCCGCGCCCTCGCTCTGCGCGACGCAAACAAGCCGCGCGACCTCACCGACGTCGACTACCTCCTTGGCGTCGCCGACCTGACGCGCCAAGGCGCGCTCCGCCTGCGCTTCGGCACCGACGGACCTTTCCTGGATCCCGAAGCCGCAGTCCCCCAGCTCATCGAGCTGCCGCGCCTGCTCGCCGCAGCCGACGCCATCGAGCGAGACCCCGACGACCAGGCAGCCCTCAAGAACCTCCTCGACGCCGGATCGGGCTCCCTCGGAGGAGCCCGACCGAAGGCATCCATCCGCGACGGCGACCAACTGATGATCGCCAAGTTTCCTCACAAGGACGACGACTGGGACGTCATGGTCTGGGAGGCAACCGCACTCGACCTGGCAGAAGCGGCCGGCATCGACGTCCCCAGCCGCCGTCTCACCCACCTCAACCGTCGCGCCGTACTCATCCTGGACCGCTTCGACCGCAGCGAACACGGCGCTCGCGTCCCCTACGTCAGCGCCATGACCCTCCTCAACCGCCGCGACAACGACACCTCTGACTACCTCGACGTCTGCGACGCCATCACCGACGAAGGAGCCTCCCCCGACGCCGACCTGGAGTCCCTGTGGCGTCGAGTCGCCCTCTCCGTCGCCATACACAACACCGACGACCACATGCGTAACCACGGCTTCCTGCGAGCACGAGGCGGCTGGACCATGTCCCCCCTGTTCGACGTCAACCCCGAACCTGACCTCGCCAAAGACCGCGTCACCGGCATCGACGGCGCGCGTTCGCACGACGACGAGCTGCTCGGCCTCGAATCGCTCGCAGGCGAGTGCCGACTCCCGACCGACCGGCGCAACACCATCGCCCGCCAGGTAGCCGACGCCGTCAGCACCTGGCCAGACGTCGCTCGATCCCACGGCGCACAACGACCCGACATCGAGCTCTTCCGACCAGCATTCGAACGAGGGATCTCCACGCTGCTCGGCCTCGCGACTCCGTAG
- a CDS encoding helix-turn-helix domain-containing protein, producing MMATRTVSARTRRTALALGERLVEWRKLQDLTAEQVAQRAGVSKPTLWKLESGDPGVSLGVLLDVVRALGFTDQLLDAVDPLNTELGKARAGQALPKRIRH from the coding sequence ATGATGGCAACCCGCACGGTGTCTGCTCGCACTCGTCGTACCGCCCTGGCTCTCGGCGAACGGCTCGTCGAGTGGCGCAAGCTCCAAGACCTCACCGCTGAACAGGTCGCCCAGCGGGCAGGTGTCTCGAAGCCCACTCTGTGGAAGCTCGAATCCGGCGATCCCGGGGTCAGCCTCGGCGTGCTCCTCGACGTCGTACGAGCACTCGGCTTCACCGACCAGTTGCTCGACGCCGTCGACCCTCTGAACACCGAGCTCGGCAAGGCACGGGCCGGACAAGCCCTCCCCAAACGCATCCGTCACTGA